The following DNA comes from Candidatus Angelobacter sp..
CCGGAGAACCGCGTCCTTCTCGTAGTTTGCGCGCGCCGGCAGATTCGTAACATTGGCATCGGCGGATTGATTTGGGGGATACCAACTCCTTTCACGGAAACAACCCGCGCGTCTTCTTCGCCTCTTGCACGCGTTTGACTCCGAGACTTAGCGCCGCCAGGCGCATTGAGATCTTTTGCTTGCGACTCAGGTTGAGCGTTTGCGTGAACGCGCCTTCGAGAATACGAAAGAGTTTGTCCACCACTTCGCTCTCGGTCCAAAAGAAGCTTTGCAAATCCTGCACCCACTCGAAGTAGGAAACGATCACGCCACCCGCGTTGCACAGAATGTCAGGAATCACAAAGATGTCGCCGCGCTGATCAAGCATCACGTCGGCTTCGGGCGTCGTCGGACCGTTGGCCGCTTCAGCGAGAATACGGCATTGGATTTTGGCCGCGTTGGCTTCGGTGATCTGGCGTTCCATCGCCGCCGGAACCAGAATGTCGCACGGCGTCACGAGCAGTTGTTCGTTGGGAATCGGCTCGGCTTCCTCGAAACCGACCACCGTTTTTTTCTCCGTGTTATGGTGGTCGA
Coding sequences within:
- a CDS encoding glutamate dehydrogenase, yielding GSVGRREATGRGVSYLINRTMDVIGLDANKTTAVVQGYGNVGSVTAFSLAKYGVKIIAISDVNGGIYNPKGIDLWKLDHHNTEKKTVVGFEEAEPIPNEQLLVTPCDILVPAAMERQITEANAAKIQCRILAEAANGPTTPEADVMLDQRGDIFVIPDILCNAGGVIVSYFEWVQDLQSFFWTESEVVDKLFRILEGAFTQTLNLSRKQKISMRLAALSLGVKRVQEAKKTRGLFP